The region TTTCGTTTCTACATTATAACAAATAGAATGGTAAATCGTCGGGATCATTGTCACCCGGGTTTTGACCACAACGTTCCAAGAAGTATGTTTTTGCCTTTCATACTGGCTCCAAATCGCGAATAGATCGTAAAAAAATCGGGAATGTTAACGATGAGGAGAGTGATACGATGCTTTGGACAATCTTTATCATCCTGATCGTGCTGTGGTTACTCGGATTAATCTTTAAAGTTGCCGGTGGTCTTGTCCATATTTTACTCATTATTGCCATTATTGTATTGATCATACGACTGGTGACGGGCGGAAAAAAGCAAAACTAACTCCCAAAACAGCCACATTCGTCCAAATAGGTCAGGCGTAAAATAGTTCATACGAAAAGCATGGCCCGTATTCACAACCATGCTTTTTTAATCACTTTTCTTGCTTTACAATATCTATAATATGC is a window of Lentibacillus daqui DNA encoding:
- a CDS encoding lmo0937 family membrane protein codes for the protein MLWTIFIILIVLWLLGLIFKVAGGLVHILLIIAIIVLIIRLVTGGKKQN